In a genomic window of Fibrobacter sp. UWH4:
- the pheT gene encoding phenylalanine--tRNA ligase subunit beta, with product MKVSLNWLRRHVDLPESAEEVAKALTAVGLEVEGMEEPGKVYEKLVVAKVLTCDAHPDSDHLHITTVNDGKEVIQVVCGAPNVAADQTVVLAPIGAELPLPDGGTLKMKKSKIRGVESFGMICAEDEIGLSDDHAGIMVLDDSIPAGTPFVSLGLYDVCFELNVTPNRPDALSHRGVARELAAKFNRPLKPLAYELKEDSEAASSAISLEVDSGCGCSRYVGRVIKDVKVEKSPAWLAKLLHAVGMNSINNVVDITNFILMDVGQPLHSFAMDQLHGNKIKVRRAVKGEKIETIDHTAHELVENDLVICDGDRPACVAGVMGGVESEIVDTTKNVFLESAWFNPTIVRKQAKRLCISTDSSYRFEREIDFTTQDEYSRYACAMIQEVAGGRILKGTVEYTGDDHKKALNEVTLRTARAEKIIGMKIDAADIEKYLTGIALEVVKKDAESITFRIPGFRPDLEREVDLIEEVARLIGFDNIPYTLPSFKMQPNELPPIEVLNRKIRKTLSAMGLHECLSLRFTSKARTEALFGAENDDRRSKPAALLNPLSDELGVVPTSLLPNLLKSVAENEKNRPGSVRLFEVAKGQFKRDRKDVRDPGFDESNLVALAVAGAFDVNPLNDKPAQIDFAAFKGLVQSFLKRVGLVVEFRVPAKAEIYLHPGKQVEVLADGVVLGTMGELHPTAMAAFDIGYSTYVMELDMDKMEHATHKKIVFEPFSRQVPSSRDISIEVDKTMTHEQILARIKGLNPKNLAKITLKSIYEGDKIEAGKKNMVYSLTYQAMDRTLTDDEVNKAHNKLRDKLVANGDIVLR from the coding sequence ATGAAAGTTTCTTTGAATTGGCTCAGACGTCATGTGGATCTTCCGGAATCTGCGGAAGAAGTTGCAAAGGCTCTCACCGCCGTCGGTCTCGAAGTCGAAGGTATGGAAGAACCGGGCAAGGTTTATGAAAAGCTCGTTGTCGCAAAAGTTCTCACTTGCGATGCCCACCCGGACAGCGACCATTTGCACATCACGACCGTGAACGACGGCAAGGAAGTCATCCAGGTTGTTTGCGGAGCCCCGAACGTGGCTGCAGACCAGACCGTGGTGCTCGCCCCGATTGGTGCGGAACTTCCGCTCCCTGACGGTGGCACGCTCAAGATGAAGAAGTCCAAGATTCGTGGCGTCGAAAGTTTCGGCATGATTTGCGCCGAAGACGAAATCGGCCTCAGCGACGACCACGCAGGCATCATGGTTCTCGACGACAGCATTCCCGCTGGCACCCCGTTCGTAAGTCTCGGCCTTTACGACGTTTGCTTTGAACTGAACGTGACCCCGAACCGCCCGGATGCATTAAGCCACCGTGGCGTGGCCCGCGAACTGGCCGCAAAGTTCAACCGTCCGCTGAAGCCGCTCGCCTACGAACTCAAGGAAGACTCCGAAGCAGCAAGCTCTGCCATCAGCCTCGAAGTGGATTCCGGTTGCGGTTGTTCCCGCTACGTGGGACGCGTCATCAAAGACGTAAAAGTTGAAAAGTCCCCGGCATGGCTCGCAAAGCTCCTGCATGCTGTAGGCATGAACAGCATCAACAACGTGGTGGACATCACGAACTTCATTCTGATGGACGTGGGCCAGCCGCTCCACAGCTTCGCCATGGACCAGCTCCATGGCAACAAGATCAAGGTGCGCCGCGCCGTGAAGGGCGAAAAGATCGAAACCATCGACCACACCGCTCACGAACTCGTCGAAAACGACCTCGTGATTTGCGACGGCGACCGTCCGGCTTGCGTAGCCGGCGTGATGGGCGGCGTTGAATCCGAAATAGTCGACACCACCAAGAACGTGTTCCTCGAAAGTGCCTGGTTCAACCCGACCATCGTCCGCAAGCAGGCCAAGCGTCTCTGCATCTCGACCGATTCCAGCTACCGCTTTGAACGCGAAATCGACTTTACCACCCAGGACGAATACAGCCGCTACGCCTGCGCCATGATTCAAGAAGTCGCCGGTGGCCGCATTCTCAAGGGCACCGTCGAATACACGGGCGACGACCACAAGAAGGCTCTCAACGAAGTCACGCTCCGCACCGCCCGCGCCGAAAAGATTATCGGCATGAAGATTGATGCTGCCGACATCGAAAAGTACCTCACTGGTATCGCTCTCGAAGTCGTGAAGAAAGACGCCGAATCCATCACCTTCAGGATTCCGGGTTTCCGCCCCGACCTCGAACGCGAAGTCGACCTTATCGAAGAAGTCGCCCGCCTTATCGGTTTCGACAACATCCCGTACACGCTGCCCTCCTTCAAGATGCAGCCGAACGAACTTCCGCCGATCGAAGTCCTGAACCGTAAGATTCGCAAGACGCTTTCTGCAATGGGCCTGCACGAATGCCTGAGCCTTCGCTTTACGAGCAAGGCCCGCACCGAAGCTTTGTTCGGTGCAGAAAATGACGACCGCCGCAGCAAGCCCGCAGCGCTTCTCAACCCGCTTTCCGATGAACTCGGCGTGGTTCCGACCAGCCTCCTCCCGAATCTTCTCAAGAGCGTTGCCGAAAACGAAAAGAACCGCCCTGGTTCCGTTCGCCTGTTCGAAGTGGCCAAGGGTCAGTTCAAGCGCGACCGCAAGGACGTGCGCGATCCGGGCTTCGACGAATCGAACCTCGTCGCCCTCGCCGTTGCAGGCGCCTTCGATGTAAACCCGCTCAACGACAAGCCTGCCCAGATCGACTTTGCCGCCTTCAAGGGGCTGGTGCAGAGTTTCCTCAAGCGCGTGGGCCTCGTAGTGGAGTTCCGCGTGCCTGCCAAGGCTGAAATTTACCTGCACCCGGGCAAGCAAGTCGAAGTCCTCGCCGACGGCGTGGTGCTCGGCACCATGGGCGAACTCCACCCGACCGCCATGGCCGCTTTCGATATCGGCTACAGCACCTACGTGATGGAACTCGACATGGACAAGATGGAACACGCCACCCACAAGAAGATCGTGTTCGAACCGTTCAGCCGCCAGGTACCGTCTAGCCGCGACATTTCCATCGAAGTCGACAAGACCATGACTCACGAACAGATTCTTGCACGCATCAAGGGCCTGAACCCGAAGAACCTCGCGAAGATTACGCTCAAGAGCATCTACGAAGGCGACAAGATCGAAGCCGGCAAGAAGAACATGGTCTACAGTCTGACCTACCAGGCCATGGACCGCACCCTTACCGACGACGAAGTCAACAAGGCCCACAACAAGCTGCGTGACAAGCTCGTCGCCAACGGCGACATCGTGCTGAGATAG
- the dnaX gene encoding DNA polymerase III subunit gamma/tau has protein sequence MAYVAMARKWRPQSFSDMVGQEHIAKTLQNAIEGGRLHHAFLFTGTRGVGKTTSARILARTLNCTGGDPLHPCGQCESCKDIAGGNPMDVFEIDAASNTGVDNIRDVIERVQYPPVIGKYKIFIIDEVHMLSNGAFNALLKTLEEPPEHVIFIFATTEVNKVPQTILSRVQRFDFKRLTVEQIRSRLRYICEQEGINATDEALDIFAEKADGSMRDGLTYFDQAYAFTGNEMAAESVRSVLGIPPVELFFTLINAIKDHDLKECFKMVDDACKRGIEFTPLLDGFGKFLRNMLYARLDAFTPDVINISEELYTKYKSAVPELKNGDILRISKMLIDLQGTLRYSTNPRLLVETTFARMAWLDRLTDLRRALAAINDPSKASSSASDEALKKKVTEVQNMLDAVEEAKALQQQDENPFAALQNGIANGYNGDVYSRYEISAVWGSIKTHIADSGDFAFSVALNDTVLETGDPKVTPFPIALTYLGDTASEVWGIKQMEEHPEYLERLKQILEEKLQTPVMLTVKSRAFNESELAVRKQARMSPYQLDLEKDAGLAKLKELFMAELIYSAKSSRPVVAPQQNDSCDVDSDDQ, from the coding sequence ATGGCATACGTAGCAATGGCCCGTAAGTGGCGTCCGCAATCTTTCTCCGACATGGTCGGACAGGAACATATCGCAAAGACCCTCCAGAACGCAATCGAAGGAGGACGACTCCACCACGCATTCCTATTCACCGGAACCCGCGGTGTCGGTAAGACTACCAGTGCCCGTATCCTCGCCCGCACGCTCAACTGCACCGGCGGCGATCCGCTCCACCCCTGTGGACAGTGTGAAAGCTGCAAGGACATCGCTGGCGGAAACCCGATGGACGTGTTCGAAATAGACGCCGCCTCCAACACCGGCGTCGACAACATCCGCGACGTGATCGAGCGCGTGCAGTATCCGCCCGTCATCGGCAAGTACAAGATTTTCATTATCGACGAAGTCCACATGCTCTCGAACGGAGCCTTCAACGCGCTCCTCAAAACGCTCGAAGAACCGCCTGAACATGTCATTTTCATCTTCGCGACCACCGAAGTCAACAAGGTGCCGCAAACGATTCTCAGCCGCGTACAGCGATTCGACTTCAAGCGACTGACCGTAGAACAAATCCGCAGCCGTCTGCGCTACATCTGCGAACAGGAAGGCATCAACGCCACCGACGAAGCCCTCGACATTTTCGCCGAAAAAGCCGACGGTTCCATGCGCGACGGCCTCACCTACTTCGACCAGGCCTACGCCTTTACCGGTAACGAGATGGCCGCCGAATCGGTCCGTAGCGTTCTCGGCATTCCTCCCGTCGAACTGTTCTTTACGCTCATTAACGCCATCAAGGATCACGACCTCAAGGAATGTTTCAAGATGGTCGACGACGCCTGCAAGCGCGGAATCGAATTTACACCGCTTCTCGACGGTTTCGGCAAGTTCCTCAGGAACATGCTCTACGCCCGCCTCGACGCCTTCACGCCTGACGTGATTAACATTTCCGAGGAGCTGTACACCAAGTACAAGAGCGCCGTTCCCGAACTCAAGAACGGAGACATCCTGCGCATCAGCAAGATGCTTATCGACTTGCAGGGCACCCTCCGCTACAGCACGAACCCGCGACTCCTTGTCGAAACGACATTCGCCCGCATGGCTTGGCTCGACAGGCTGACGGATCTCAGACGCGCTCTTGCCGCGATTAACGATCCTTCCAAAGCTTCGAGCAGCGCCTCCGACGAGGCGTTAAAAAAAAAAGTAACTGAAGTCCAGAACATGCTGGATGCCGTGGAAGAAGCCAAGGCTTTACAGCAACAGGACGAAAATCCCTTTGCCGCCCTACAGAACGGAATCGCCAACGGCTACAATGGCGACGTTTACAGTCGTTACGAAATTTCTGCCGTCTGGGGTTCCATCAAGACGCACATCGCCGATTCCGGTGACTTCGCCTTCTCGGTCGCCCTGAACGATACCGTCCTCGAAACCGGCGACCCGAAAGTCACCCCCTTCCCCATCGCGCTCACCTACCTTGGCGACACCGCCAGCGAAGTTTGGGGAATCAAGCAGATGGAAGAGCACCCAGAGTACCTGGAGCGCTTAAAGCAGATTCTCGAAGAAAAATTGCAGACCCCGGTAATGCTTACGGTCAAGTCGAGAGCCTTCAACGAAAGCGAACTTGCCGTCCGCAAGCAGGCGCGCATGTCGCCCTACCAGCTGGACCTCGAAAAAGATGCGGGCCTCGCTAAGCTCAAGGAGCTGTTCATGGCAGAACTCATCTATAGCGCCAAGAGCAGCAGACCAGTTGTCGCCCCGCAGCAAAACGATTCCTGCGACGTCGACAGCGACGACCAATAA
- a CDS encoding amidohydrolase: protein MAKTILQSVLFQGKIQDILISGKKFAKVGRPLTARDYDKADVVNCKGLAIVPPFYNGHTHAAMTLLRGYADDMPLQKWLQEYIWPFEAKLTAKDIEIGSRLAVLEMIKSGTVFFSDMYWRREVTMKVVKEMGIRAAIGVTVAENLDSPEHIEENFKFLQDHRYESDRVKLAVMPHSIYTVGEKIFKRCAKLALEENYVLHTHLSETLIEIKDCKKQYGCSPVELLAKWDVLGDHLVAAHCVHLSEYDMALMAESGSAAILNPCSNLKLGSGIPKVNALLDSGMLVGLGTDGASSNNNLDMHEEMKLISLLAKVEPKTGKAESLPAEVALKLATSNTALAYGIPAGVIAEGFLADALLLDLKNERLVPNHNLVSNWVYAADSSAIHSVMCNGKFVMKNRHVDGEEDILKDVQKIAKKS from the coding sequence ATGGCAAAAACAATACTCCAATCTGTACTATTCCAAGGTAAAATACAGGATATCCTCATCTCGGGAAAAAAGTTTGCGAAGGTGGGGCGCCCGCTTACCGCCCGTGATTATGACAAGGCCGATGTGGTAAATTGCAAGGGGCTTGCCATTGTACCGCCTTTCTATAACGGACACACTCATGCCGCCATGACCCTTTTGCGTGGGTATGCCGATGATATGCCGCTCCAGAAGTGGTTGCAGGAATACATTTGGCCGTTCGAGGCAAAGCTCACTGCCAAGGATATTGAAATCGGGTCTCGCCTAGCCGTGCTTGAAATGATCAAGTCGGGAACGGTTTTCTTCTCGGATATGTACTGGCGCCGCGAAGTGACGATGAAGGTCGTTAAGGAAATGGGGATTCGTGCGGCGATTGGAGTGACGGTTGCCGAAAATCTGGATTCCCCGGAACATATCGAAGAAAATTTCAAGTTCCTGCAGGACCATCGTTATGAATCCGATCGGGTAAAGCTTGCAGTGATGCCGCATTCCATTTATACGGTGGGCGAAAAGATTTTCAAACGTTGTGCGAAATTGGCTCTTGAAGAAAACTATGTTTTGCACACTCATTTGTCTGAAACCTTGATCGAAATCAAGGATTGCAAGAAACAGTACGGTTGCTCTCCGGTCGAACTTTTGGCAAAGTGGGATGTTCTGGGTGACCACCTGGTGGCGGCACATTGCGTTCATTTGTCCGAATACGATATGGCGTTGATGGCCGAATCGGGTTCTGCCGCGATTCTGAATCCCTGCTCGAATTTGAAACTGGGGAGCGGAATCCCGAAAGTGAATGCTCTCTTAGATAGCGGAATGTTGGTTGGCCTTGGAACTGACGGGGCTTCGTCGAACAATAACCTCGACATGCACGAAGAAATGAAGCTGATTTCGCTTTTGGCGAAGGTGGAACCCAAGACTGGCAAGGCGGAATCGTTGCCGGCGGAGGTGGCGCTCAAGTTGGCGACTTCAAATACGGCATTGGCTTATGGCATTCCGGCGGGCGTGATTGCCGAAGGATTCCTGGCAGACGCCTTGCTGCTCGACCTGAAAAACGAACGCCTCGTCCCGAACCATAACCTGGTGAGCAACTGGGTCTATGCGGCCGATTCCTCTGCGATTCATTCCGTGATGTGTAACGGAAAGTTCGTGATGAAGAACCGCCATGTCGATGGTGAAGAGGATATTTTGAAGGACGTGCAGAAAATTGCGAAAAAAAGTTAA
- a CDS encoding diguanylate cyclase, which produces MSANELETLPISRAEFQRQDIFRNVAFESLAGYLLGCKTIFPEPGTLLIDPEKPRRRLLVLLDGLLEVHVESQGGMYIDHIHPGHCAGEMSIFDNIKPSAKVFAKENCKILIIDGDTALAMLNASHDLCLNFLQLLSRRLRNNNKVVCEEEYHIRCIEENAKVDSLTGLHNRRWLEEMYTRELNRSNAGNLHLSAFMLDIDHFKNVNDTYGHLVGDQVLIAVAKAILQCLRPTDMPVRYGGEEFTIFLPGTNIENAKIVGERLRASVESMKIPLLDKKDFISVTISVGFTERKDGDSVETIIKRADDALYHAKESGRNRVCLNLGEGSMFLF; this is translated from the coding sequence ATGAGTGCGAACGAACTAGAGACACTGCCCATATCCAGGGCAGAATTTCAGCGACAGGATATTTTCAGGAATGTCGCCTTCGAAAGCCTTGCCGGTTACCTGCTTGGCTGTAAAACGATTTTCCCTGAACCGGGCACACTCCTTATCGACCCTGAAAAGCCCAGGCGTCGTCTTCTAGTTCTCCTAGACGGCCTTCTGGAAGTACATGTGGAATCCCAGGGCGGTATGTACATTGACCATATCCATCCAGGGCACTGCGCCGGAGAGATGTCCATTTTTGACAACATCAAACCGAGCGCCAAGGTCTTCGCCAAGGAAAACTGCAAAATCCTGATTATCGATGGCGACACCGCACTCGCCATGCTCAACGCTTCGCACGATCTGTGCCTGAACTTTTTGCAACTTCTGAGTCGACGCCTACGCAACAACAACAAGGTGGTGTGCGAAGAAGAATACCATATCCGTTGCATCGAAGAAAACGCCAAGGTGGACTCGCTTACGGGCCTGCACAACCGTCGCTGGCTCGAAGAAATGTACACGCGCGAACTCAACCGAAGCAACGCGGGAAACCTGCACCTTTCGGCCTTCATGCTGGACATCGACCACTTCAAGAATGTCAACGACACCTACGGCCACCTCGTCGGCGACCAGGTGCTTATCGCGGTGGCCAAGGCGATTCTCCAATGCCTGCGCCCCACCGATATGCCCGTACGCTACGGCGGCGAAGAATTCACGATTTTCTTGCCGGGAACAAACATCGAGAACGCGAAAATTGTCGGTGAAAGACTTCGCGCCAGTGTAGAATCTATGAAGATTCCGCTTCTGGATAAGAAAGATTTTATTTCAGTCACGATCAGCGTCGGGTTCACGGAACGCAAGGACGGAGACTCCGTCGAAACGATCATCAAGCGCGCCGACGACGCGCTCTACCACGCCAAGGAATCAGGCCGCAACCGCGTGTGCCTGAATCTGGGCGAGGGCTCCATGTTCCTATTCTGA